A genomic stretch from Streptomyces sp. QL37 includes:
- a CDS encoding RRQRL motif-containing zinc-binding protein — translation MSTVPVYRWRLAPPGYATVRQLRAMELRPGGQDVAAVLERPRKRRGPLVAYLYRIDRAKPVRPMTPARWAALAKANAARQVCPNCHQDAGYRIPASLGMCVTCAYPEEQCAA, via the coding sequence GTGAGCACGGTGCCGGTCTACCGGTGGCGCCTGGCACCGCCCGGCTACGCGACCGTCCGACAGCTTCGGGCGATGGAGTTGCGTCCGGGCGGGCAGGACGTCGCGGCTGTGCTTGAGCGCCCGCGGAAGCGTCGGGGCCCGCTGGTTGCCTACCTCTACCGCATCGACCGGGCCAAGCCCGTCCGGCCGATGACACCGGCCCGGTGGGCGGCACTGGCCAAGGCGAACGCGGCCCGGCAGGTCTGCCCGAACTGCCACCAGGACGCCGGGTATCGCATCCCGGCATCGCTCGGCATGTGCGTGACCTGCGCCTACCCCGAAGAACAGTGCGCCGCCTGA
- a CDS encoding DUF2637 domain-containing protein, translated as MNSVQIRSAEKALSVGTWLIVGGAMLFSILTVTPLMERHTPEGWKWTAPILPLVVDAAVVIVVRLDAVLARLGGHGGRWPIALRWMTGGMTLALNVADSALKKELVGVAVHAVAPLLLIVTAETGLAYRQAITAALTAQEARQKAEQAERDQAAAQRREAAERREREEREHTAQLVREQREHEALLAREQTAREEAARREERARVEARERAERELRERREREREQQQVERERLEREAAQRRAGERREREERERREQAEQQERAERERAALLAAGPPKKKLLEPQALETVQAAFTAGLPVRAAAELTGWSIGWVSARYQELRDHSTPRALEGARQ; from the coding sequence ATGAACAGTGTTCAGATCCGTTCAGCGGAGAAGGCGTTGTCCGTCGGGACGTGGTTGATCGTGGGCGGGGCGATGCTCTTCTCCATTCTCACGGTGACGCCGCTCATGGAGCGGCACACACCCGAGGGATGGAAGTGGACCGCCCCGATCCTCCCCCTGGTCGTGGACGCCGCGGTCGTCATCGTCGTCCGGCTCGATGCCGTCCTGGCCCGCCTCGGGGGGCACGGAGGCCGGTGGCCGATCGCGCTGCGATGGATGACCGGCGGCATGACCCTCGCGTTGAACGTGGCGGACTCCGCTTTGAAGAAAGAGCTGGTAGGCGTGGCCGTGCACGCGGTCGCCCCGCTCCTGCTCATCGTCACCGCGGAGACCGGTCTCGCCTACCGGCAGGCCATCACCGCCGCTCTGACCGCGCAGGAAGCACGGCAGAAAGCCGAGCAGGCCGAGCGCGACCAGGCCGCCGCGCAACGCCGCGAGGCGGCCGAGCGGCGAGAGCGGGAGGAGCGCGAGCACACCGCCCAGTTGGTGCGGGAGCAGCGTGAGCACGAAGCGCTGCTGGCCCGTGAACAGACTGCGCGGGAGGAGGCGGCGCGGCGTGAGGAGCGTGCCCGGGTGGAGGCTCGGGAGCGTGCCGAGCGGGAGCTTCGTGAACGCCGTGAACGCGAGCGTGAACAGCAGCAGGTAGAGCGTGAACGCCTCGAACGGGAGGCCGCCCAACGCCGTGCTGGGGAGCGTCGTGAGCGCGAGGAGCGTGAACGCCGTGAACAGGCCGAGCAGCAGGAGCGGGCCGAGCGTGAACGCGCCGCGCTCCTGGCGGCAGGCCCGCCCAAGAAGAAGCTGCTCGAACCCCAGGCCCTGGAGACCGTGCAGGCCGCTTTCACTGCGGGGCTCCCGGTGAGGGCTGCGGCTGAGCTCACCGGCTGGTCGATCGGCTGGGTCTCTGCCCGCTACCAGGAGCTGCGCGACCACTCGACACCCCGGGCGCTTGAAGGCGCGCGCCAGTGA
- a CDS encoding helix-turn-helix transcriptional regulator encodes MSTGLRTARTARSWSQERLVREIEQYARRHVTDVASTGSLRVYVSEWENGKRAISDRYATILRRLLGITDTELRSSPPKTISTPATADGYDELLNRIDAAGSVSESVVKTFNDQTELLRTMDRQMGSAGLVDQMQGHLAALEDTLNFAVLPTARRPVALALAGASTLAAWQAIDSGAIERAWRHYELAKRAARDAEAPMYLAHAMAEQAYVLCAAGRPALGVELVRDAQRTLADAGSPRLRAWLHATEAELCAHAGMPDDCRRALEAAEAIIPATPEDRDPDMLSIFLNASHLTRWRGNVLALLGDDEALTSLYGALEVMDSTFIRAQAGLYSDLAQAHLARAEYDEANSHLRQARLLANRTGSVRYRRRIEQLSARL; translated from the coding sequence GTGAGCACAGGACTACGAACTGCGCGAACAGCGCGGAGCTGGTCTCAGGAACGACTGGTCCGGGAGATCGAGCAGTACGCGCGGAGGCACGTCACCGATGTCGCATCCACGGGGAGTCTGCGCGTCTACGTTTCCGAGTGGGAGAACGGCAAGCGAGCCATCTCAGACCGCTACGCAACCATCCTCAGACGACTCCTCGGCATCACCGATACAGAGCTGAGGAGCAGCCCGCCGAAGACCATTAGCACGCCCGCCACAGCGGACGGATATGACGAACTTCTGAACCGGATCGATGCGGCGGGCAGCGTCAGCGAGTCCGTAGTCAAGACGTTCAACGATCAGACCGAATTGCTGCGCACCATGGACCGGCAAATGGGTTCAGCGGGTCTCGTTGACCAGATGCAGGGGCACCTTGCGGCGCTGGAAGACACTCTGAACTTCGCCGTACTTCCCACTGCGCGGCGCCCCGTAGCGCTCGCCTTGGCCGGCGCCTCGACTCTGGCGGCCTGGCAGGCCATCGACTCGGGGGCTATTGAACGCGCCTGGCGACACTACGAACTCGCCAAGCGGGCAGCTCGCGATGCGGAAGCACCGATGTACCTGGCCCACGCAATGGCTGAGCAGGCGTACGTGCTGTGCGCGGCCGGCAGGCCAGCCCTGGGAGTAGAGCTGGTCCGCGATGCGCAGCGCACCCTGGCCGACGCCGGATCCCCTCGCCTCCGAGCATGGCTGCATGCCACCGAAGCAGAGCTCTGCGCCCACGCCGGCATGCCCGACGACTGCCGACGAGCCCTTGAGGCAGCCGAGGCGATCATTCCTGCAACTCCGGAGGACCGCGACCCGGACATGCTGAGCATCTTCCTCAACGCCTCCCACCTCACCCGGTGGCGCGGCAACGTGCTTGCCTTGCTCGGCGACGATGAGGCACTGACCAGCCTTTACGGCGCTCTGGAAGTCATGGATTCGACTTTCATCCGCGCGCAGGCTGGTCTCTACAGCGATCTCGCTCAAGCGCACCTCGCCCGGGCCGAATACGACGAAGCCAACTCGCACCTGCGGCAGGCACGACTGCTCGCCAATCGCACGGGATCCGTACGGTATCGGCGCCGCATCGAGCAGCTCAGCGCTCGGCTGTAG
- a CDS encoding GntR family transcriptional regulator, translating into MGPKTAKVYETLRARLASGDYAPGDKLPSERALVEELGIGRTALRQVLARLVGEGALEVRDRSSYRVPGDSSVTVKAPDGLEAWRIHGERRVYDNRWVKLELWDVEPPGVERFEHHVVKLQHVAITAVVDDRDRVLMLWRYRFVPGQWGWELPGGIVDKGEEAGAAALREVVEETGWRPKSLEHVVTYQPMVGMVDSPHEIFVGHGAEQVGPPTDVEEAGLVEWVPLADIPALMARGELMGSGTLVALLHILATRGKRGATAER; encoded by the coding sequence ATGGGACCGAAGACAGCGAAGGTCTACGAGACGCTTCGAGCGCGACTCGCTTCGGGTGATTACGCCCCCGGCGACAAGCTGCCTTCGGAGCGCGCCCTTGTCGAGGAACTCGGCATCGGGCGGACCGCGCTGCGGCAGGTACTGGCGCGGTTGGTAGGCGAGGGGGCGCTTGAGGTGCGCGACCGCAGCTCCTACCGCGTTCCGGGTGACAGCAGCGTCACCGTCAAGGCTCCCGACGGGCTAGAGGCTTGGCGCATTCACGGCGAGCGGCGCGTCTACGACAACCGCTGGGTCAAGTTGGAGCTTTGGGACGTAGAGCCGCCTGGCGTGGAGCGTTTCGAGCATCACGTGGTGAAGCTCCAGCACGTCGCCATCACGGCAGTGGTGGACGACCGGGACCGGGTGTTGATGTTGTGGCGGTACCGCTTCGTGCCCGGCCAGTGGGGCTGGGAACTTCCCGGCGGGATCGTCGACAAGGGAGAAGAGGCCGGCGCCGCAGCACTCCGTGAGGTAGTCGAGGAGACCGGGTGGCGCCCGAAGTCGCTGGAACACGTCGTCACCTACCAGCCCATGGTTGGAATGGTCGACTCGCCCCACGAGATCTTCGTGGGGCACGGGGCCGAGCAGGTGGGTCCGCCCACCGATGTTGAGGAAGCGGGGCTTGTCGAGTGGGTGCCGCTCGCTGACATTCCAGCCCTGATGGCTCGCGGTGAGCTCATGGGCTCGGGCACTCTCGTGGCGCTACTCCACATCCTGGCCACCCGCGGGAAGCGCGGAGCTACAGCCGAGCGCTGA
- a CDS encoding NAD(P)H-dependent oxidoreductase — protein MDNDTYRLVILVGSVREGRFGPVVASWVAEQAVNHGGFDVKTVDLADIDIPLELPAASPKYAGDDYPRPAGMAALTSALEGADAFVVVSPEYNHSYPASLKAAIDWHFTQWAAKPVAFVSYGGAAGGRHAVLHLENVLTELHAVTIRDGLAFPDYYTAWEDGRPLGPEVPGYAKTLFEQLAWWAGALRTAREANPYPA, from the coding sequence ATGGACAACGACACGTACAGACTGGTGATTCTCGTCGGCAGCGTCCGCGAAGGACGGTTCGGACCGGTCGTGGCCTCCTGGGTCGCCGAACAGGCGGTGAATCACGGGGGGTTCGATGTGAAGACCGTCGATCTGGCCGATATCGACATTCCCTTGGAGCTGCCGGCGGCCTCGCCGAAGTACGCCGGGGACGATTACCCCCGTCCGGCCGGGATGGCGGCCCTGACGTCGGCCCTGGAGGGCGCTGACGCGTTCGTCGTGGTGTCGCCGGAGTACAACCACAGTTATCCGGCATCGCTGAAGGCGGCGATCGACTGGCACTTCACCCAGTGGGCGGCCAAGCCCGTGGCCTTCGTCAGCTACGGCGGGGCGGCGGGGGGCCGGCACGCGGTGCTGCACCTGGAGAACGTGCTGACCGAACTGCACGCCGTGACGATCCGGGACGGTCTCGCCTTCCCGGACTACTACACGGCGTGGGAGGACGGCCGCCCCCTCGGCCCCGAGGTCCCCGGATACGCCAAAACGCTGTTCGAGCAGCTGGCCTGGTGGGCGGGCGCCCTGCGGACGGCGCGGGAGGCGAACCCCTACCCCGCGTGA
- a CDS encoding helix-turn-helix transcriptional regulator produces MGTPLGDFIRAKRDSIQPQSLGLPDHGRRRAPGLRRSDLAGRAGISVEYLTRLEQGRDRNPSVAVVNAVADALGLDTAERSHLRYLVKITGGECTAHTRPSPAPREVRPPVLETLRLLEPGIAVVTNRLGDVLARTGAYEAVTSGTGLLDSDSPNLTRYVFTDPRARMFFADWDDVADEQAFDLWFAPSVENTEWFTAELAPVAGPDFTGRLNGHVVPRRGVLRLNHPSGEELRLLRETLDLSSDAQQLVVLLPADEGTAQAVARLRSLPPHGRLRAIS; encoded by the coding sequence ATGGGGACGCCGTTGGGAGATTTCATCCGGGCCAAGCGTGACAGCATCCAGCCGCAGTCGCTGGGGCTGCCGGACCACGGACGCCGCAGGGCACCGGGGCTGCGGCGTTCGGACCTCGCGGGGCGGGCCGGTATCAGCGTGGAGTACCTGACCCGTCTGGAGCAGGGCCGCGACCGCAACCCGTCGGTCGCGGTGGTGAACGCGGTCGCCGACGCGCTCGGTCTCGACACCGCGGAGCGCAGCCATCTGCGCTACCTCGTGAAGATCACCGGCGGGGAGTGCACCGCCCACACCCGGCCCTCACCGGCGCCCCGCGAGGTCCGTCCGCCGGTCCTGGAGACGTTGCGCCTCCTCGAACCGGGCATCGCCGTGGTGACCAACCGGCTGGGCGACGTCCTGGCCCGCACAGGTGCGTACGAGGCGGTGACGAGCGGGACCGGGCTGCTCGACTCCGACTCCCCGAACCTCACCCGCTACGTCTTCACCGACCCCCGCGCCCGGATGTTCTTCGCCGACTGGGACGACGTCGCGGACGAGCAGGCCTTCGACCTGTGGTTCGCCCCGTCCGTCGAGAACACCGAGTGGTTCACCGCGGAACTCGCCCCCGTCGCCGGCCCCGACTTCACGGGCCGCCTGAACGGCCATGTGGTTCCGCGACGCGGGGTGCTGCGCCTCAACCACCCGTCCGGGGAGGAACTCCGGCTGCTCCGCGAGACGCTCGACCTCTCCTCGGACGCACAGCAACTGGTCGTCCTCCTCCCCGCGGACGAGGGGACGGCCCAGGCGGTCGCCCGGCTCCGCTCCCTGCCGCCGCACGGCCGGCTCCGCGCCATCTCGTAG
- a CDS encoding LuxR C-terminal-related transcriptional regulator, with translation MEALQLVADQSPHVIVLEPSEILNDSVSTIRSLRRAHPRSALLVIPPYRAGDRTALLEAGAHVVLARDAGAGALLAAARYLATPAKSDAARESPIALSPRELQVVRCAAAAMTNQQIASRLGITLGTVKRHLHSAFRKLGAVSRLDAVRKALTAGLLSAPVPAPAPVALKHGARAEGTPPGHRDTASAA, from the coding sequence GTGGAGGCGTTGCAACTGGTTGCCGATCAAAGTCCCCATGTCATCGTTCTGGAGCCCTCCGAAATACTGAACGATTCGGTCAGCACGATCAGGTCCCTGCGCCGCGCCCACCCTCGTTCGGCCCTGTTGGTCATTCCGCCCTACCGGGCGGGTGACCGGACGGCTCTGCTGGAGGCCGGAGCGCACGTCGTTCTCGCCAGGGACGCCGGTGCGGGCGCGCTGCTGGCCGCCGCGCGCTACCTCGCCACTCCGGCGAAGAGCGACGCCGCCAGGGAGAGCCCGATCGCGCTCTCCCCGCGTGAGTTGCAGGTGGTGCGCTGTGCGGCCGCCGCCATGACCAACCAGCAGATCGCCAGCAGGCTGGGCATCACCCTGGGAACGGTGAAACGGCACCTGCACTCCGCGTTCCGGAAATTGGGAGCCGTCTCCCGGCTCGACGCCGTACGCAAGGCACTGACGGCGGGGCTGCTGAGTGCCCCCGTTCCCGCCCCCGCCCCCGTCGCCCTGAAGCACGGGGCGAGGGCCGAGGGCACGCCGCCCGGGCACCGCGACACCGCGAGCGCCGCGTAG
- a CDS encoding TetR/AcrR family transcriptional regulator encodes MTEARTSEAPRRNASRGRIDKRRAILDAAFRVFAREGYGQSCVQEIAAEAGVAKPTIYNHMHDKESLFREAMETVAVRTADRNLAALDPLREPSGDVGNALTETGRLLLRCHCADESWALRRLLYAEAARFPDLLESVQRQGGRRLVETLADRLARLALAGRLRTQDPDVAAEQFLALLTGPAEARSVLGTRPLPEGELDDVVEAAVRTFLHAYSPAASTPAVRFSDADGAGAAGGRG; translated from the coding sequence GTGACTGAAGCCAGAACGTCCGAGGCGCCCCGGCGCAACGCATCGCGCGGGCGCATCGACAAGCGACGAGCGATCCTCGACGCGGCCTTCCGCGTCTTCGCACGGGAGGGCTACGGACAGTCCTGCGTGCAGGAGATCGCGGCTGAGGCAGGTGTCGCGAAGCCCACCATCTACAACCACATGCACGACAAGGAGTCCCTGTTCCGTGAGGCGATGGAGACGGTGGCCGTACGCACGGCCGACCGCAACCTCGCCGCGCTGGACCCCTTGCGGGAGCCCTCGGGCGATGTCGGGAACGCGCTGACGGAGACGGGCCGGCTGCTGCTGCGGTGCCACTGCGCCGACGAGTCCTGGGCCCTGCGGCGACTCCTGTACGCCGAGGCCGCCAGGTTCCCCGACCTGCTGGAGTCCGTGCAGCGCCAGGGGGGTCGGCGTCTCGTGGAGACCCTGGCCGACCGCCTCGCCCGGCTGGCCCTGGCGGGCAGGCTGCGCACCCAGGATCCGGACGTGGCGGCCGAGCAGTTCCTCGCGCTGCTCACCGGTCCGGCGGAGGCCCGGTCCGTGCTGGGCACCCGCCCCCTGCCCGAGGGCGAACTGGACGACGTGGTCGAAGCGGCGGTGCGTACGTTCCTCCACGCGTACTCCCCGGCGGCATCCACCCCCGCGGTCCGGTTCAGCGATGCCGACGGCGCGGGTGCGGCAGGGGGGCGCGGATGA
- a CDS encoding DHA2 family efflux MFS transporter permease subunit has protein sequence MSQAQDDRLDPRLLRLIGVVLLGGIMGILDSTMVAVAADTLSEEFNTSLTAISWASTAYLLTLTVTIPVTSWAIGRFGVKKLWLFGLVLFLAGSLASALAWNVESLIVFRVLQGLGSGVLDPLVLVILARAAGPSRAGRVMGMMGVVLSLGPVLGPVLGGVVLEALDWRWMFFINLPIGVVAFFLATRVIPADPKAAQQSGTGLDVLGFALMAPGFAAMVLGLTQAGEHATFGTPTVLVPLGLGLVLLVAYVLHALRARRTPPLIDVRLFSSRSFAASVTVQGLVGLATYAGLFALPLYYQLLHGHDARAAGLLVAPLGLGSALAMPLAGRLSDRMGARNLAAGGAVIAGLGGVALTQIGADTTELLSALGAFAIGLGLGAVGAPTMGALYRTLPPEKVPQGSSVLYNLNQLGGALGVAGVALILATMNADKGSTADAVSGFHGVYWFVTAVSVVILLATPLLPGRPEAPAAPAGETPTGEAPAKETAGRAG, from the coding sequence ATGTCTCAAGCTCAGGACGACCGCCTGGATCCCAGGCTGTTACGGCTGATCGGTGTGGTCCTGCTGGGCGGGATCATGGGAATCCTCGACAGCACGATGGTGGCCGTGGCCGCCGACACCCTCTCCGAGGAGTTCAACACTTCTCTGACGGCGATCAGCTGGGCCTCCACCGCCTATCTGCTGACCCTCACCGTCACCATCCCCGTCACCAGCTGGGCGATCGGCCGGTTCGGAGTCAAGAAGCTGTGGCTCTTCGGCCTCGTGCTCTTCCTCGCCGGTTCCCTGGCCTCCGCGCTCGCCTGGAACGTGGAGAGCCTGATCGTCTTCCGCGTCCTGCAGGGCCTCGGATCCGGTGTGCTCGATCCGCTCGTGCTGGTGATCCTCGCCCGCGCGGCAGGCCCCAGCCGGGCCGGACGCGTCATGGGAATGATGGGCGTCGTGCTCTCCCTGGGCCCGGTGCTCGGTCCCGTACTGGGCGGCGTGGTCCTCGAAGCCCTGGACTGGCGCTGGATGTTCTTCATCAACCTGCCCATCGGCGTCGTCGCCTTCTTCCTGGCCACCCGTGTCATCCCGGCGGACCCGAAGGCCGCGCAGCAGTCCGGCACCGGCCTCGACGTGCTCGGCTTCGCCCTGATGGCCCCTGGATTCGCCGCCATGGTGCTCGGCCTCACCCAGGCGGGAGAGCACGCCACCTTCGGTACGCCCACCGTGCTCGTGCCGCTCGGTCTCGGGCTGGTGCTGCTCGTCGCGTACGTGCTGCACGCGCTGCGGGCCCGGCGGACCCCGCCCCTGATCGACGTCCGTCTCTTCAGCAGCCGCAGCTTCGCCGCGAGCGTGACGGTCCAGGGCCTTGTCGGACTCGCCACCTACGCGGGCCTGTTCGCGCTGCCGCTCTACTACCAGCTGCTGCACGGACACGACGCGCGCGCGGCCGGGCTGCTGGTCGCCCCGCTGGGGCTCGGCTCGGCGCTGGCCATGCCCCTCGCCGGACGGCTCAGCGACCGCATGGGGGCCAGGAACCTCGCAGCGGGCGGCGCGGTCATCGCCGGTCTCGGCGGGGTCGCCCTCACTCAGATCGGCGCCGACACCACCGAACTCCTCTCGGCACTCGGCGCGTTCGCCATCGGCCTCGGTCTCGGCGCGGTCGGCGCCCCCACCATGGGCGCGCTCTACCGCACGCTCCCCCCGGAGAAGGTCCCCCAGGGCAGCTCGGTGCTGTACAACCTCAACCAGCTCGGCGGCGCCTTGGGCGTCGCGGGGGTCGCCCTCATCCTGGCGACCATGAACGCGGACAAGGGCTCCACCGCCGACGCTGTCAGCGGCTTCCACGGGGTGTACTGGTTCGTGACCGCGGTCTCCGTGGTCATCCTCCTCGCCACCCCGCTGCTTCCCGGCCGCCCGGAGGCGCCGGCCGCACCGGCGGGGGAAACGCCGACAGGGGAAGCACCGGCGAAGGAGACCGCAGGCCGAGCGGGCTGA
- a CDS encoding methyltransferase, producing the protein MTAQHPPVVEEPSIGQVMGILSGYWHTKILLTATEADLFTVLSGGSATAEELADRLRFRLPGASDFLLALAGIGLLEAAEDGTFRNSAAAEAFLVSGRPGYVGGYLKFCDRELNPAWDGLGESLRTGLPRNAAAREGNPYHTLYQDTEATDSFLESMDMLNTPILERVGALDWSPYESFVDVGGARGNLAHHLTGAHPHLKGAVFDLPPLAEAFGTHMKALGGGDGIAFHGGDFFSDPLPGADVIVLGHVLHNWGPKDRAALLRTAYDAVRPGGAVLVYDPMVSNSRPPLYATLASLSMLVWSAGGGEYSVAECHALMKEAGFRPETVGPEDTVDDVLVLGHKDR; encoded by the coding sequence ATGACTGCGCAGCACCCCCCTGTTGTGGAAGAGCCCTCCATCGGCCAGGTCATGGGAATTCTGAGCGGCTACTGGCACACGAAGATCCTGCTGACCGCGACGGAGGCGGACCTCTTCACCGTTCTGTCCGGCGGGTCGGCCACCGCGGAGGAACTGGCCGACCGGCTGAGGTTCCGGCTGCCGGGAGCCTCCGACTTCCTTCTCGCCCTGGCGGGAATCGGCCTGCTGGAGGCCGCGGAGGACGGCACCTTCCGTAACTCCGCCGCCGCGGAGGCCTTCCTGGTGAGCGGTCGCCCCGGCTACGTCGGCGGATATCTGAAGTTCTGCGACCGCGAACTGAACCCGGCGTGGGACGGTCTCGGGGAGTCGCTGCGTACCGGGCTTCCCCGCAACGCCGCCGCGCGGGAGGGCAATCCGTACCACACCCTCTACCAGGACACGGAGGCCACGGACTCCTTCCTGGAGAGCATGGACATGCTCAACACCCCGATCCTGGAACGGGTGGGTGCACTCGACTGGAGCCCGTACGAGTCCTTCGTCGACGTCGGCGGCGCGCGGGGCAACCTCGCCCATCACCTGACCGGCGCCCACCCGCACCTGAAGGGGGCCGTGTTCGACCTGCCGCCGCTGGCGGAGGCCTTCGGCACACACATGAAGGCGCTCGGCGGCGGAGACGGGATCGCATTCCACGGCGGGGACTTCTTCAGCGACCCGCTGCCCGGAGCCGATGTGATCGTTCTCGGACACGTGCTCCACAACTGGGGCCCGAAGGACCGTGCGGCACTGCTCCGCACCGCCTACGACGCGGTGCGCCCCGGCGGGGCGGTACTCGTCTACGACCCCATGGTCAGCAACAGCCGACCGCCGCTCTACGCCACGCTGGCCAGTCTCAGCATGCTCGTCTGGTCCGCCGGCGGCGGCGAGTACTCGGTGGCCGAGTGCCATGCCCTGATGAAGGAAGCCGGGTTCCGCCCCGAGACCGTCGGCCCCGAGGACACCGTCGACGACGTGCTGGTGCTGGGCCACAAGGACCGCTGA